The Halodesulfovibrio sp. genome contains a region encoding:
- a CDS encoding CBS domain-containing protein, whose protein sequence is MLLRRRAWDILRDDYPVVKIDDPLAEAIRKLNACASEGCLCALVKDRNGRVKGAVSIWDTMRFMEDTLLHGDGMKCLDENRYEQMFTNACKVSGSISVKDVMDKEMTVIRPDEPLLLVLEDFVKKGRSYAVVMEGGHVIGVIMINDIYKEISDQILARG, encoded by the coding sequence ATGCTATTACGTAGACGTGCGTGGGATATTTTACGTGATGATTATCCTGTTGTAAAAATAGATGATCCACTCGCAGAGGCTATTCGGAAATTGAATGCCTGTGCTTCCGAAGGGTGTTTGTGTGCTTTGGTCAAAGATAGAAACGGTCGGGTGAAAGGCGCAGTTTCAATATGGGACACAATGCGTTTTATGGAAGATACGTTGTTGCATGGCGACGGCATGAAGTGCCTTGATGAAAACCGTTATGAGCAGATGTTTACAAATGCTTGCAAGGTTTCTGGTTCCATTTCTGTAAAAGACGTTATGGATAAGGAAATGACGGTAATACGTCCTGATGAACCGTTACTGCTTGTGCTGGAAGACTTTGTCAAAAAAGGTCGCAGCTATGCGGTTGTGATGGAAGGCGGTCATGTTATCGGCGTAATTATGATTAACGATATCTACAAAGAGATCAGTGACCAAATTTTGGCTCGCGGTTAA
- a CDS encoding HD domain-containing protein — protein sequence MSSIRKGLLQTVFSGAYMKRWNDKLRPAELYEVDKQAHKMIIAWLLLQENSRDMTAEERLVLGDRIVEWGIFDYLFRLVITDIKPPVYYRIKENPEHYRQLVAWVQGELEPVLSTLGADFWMRFLAYFDSDRKHELADDILAAAHCYASSWEFKLIEGLNAFDDELDEIRESFLDQQKEFQALKGFPELMNPKTHALGKLANLCGQLRFQKRWSQMPRIPETSVMGHMFLVGCYSYFFSVVQDACPARRQNNFFCGLFHDLPEMLTRDIISPVKKSVKELDVLIKAYEDEELERRVFQPLRDEGYTDIADRLGYFLGTETGSEFHDCIEQNGKVQRVTFDELQSIYNDNSVNPKDGEMLKVCDELAAYIEAYTAVRNGISINELNQAMWRLRDKYRKISIGNIHIGALMSDFD from the coding sequence ATGTCAAGTATTCGTAAGGGACTGCTGCAAACTGTTTTCTCTGGTGCATATATGAAACGCTGGAATGATAAATTACGTCCCGCAGAGTTATATGAGGTAGATAAGCAAGCTCATAAAATGATCATTGCGTGGTTGTTGTTACAGGAAAACTCGCGTGATATGACTGCTGAAGAGCGGCTTGTCCTTGGTGATAGAATTGTTGAATGGGGAATTTTTGATTATCTTTTCCGACTTGTTATTACCGATATTAAGCCACCTGTTTACTATCGTATTAAAGAAAATCCGGAGCACTACCGTCAGTTGGTTGCATGGGTACAGGGAGAATTGGAGCCAGTGTTGAGCACCTTGGGTGCTGATTTTTGGATGCGTTTTCTTGCCTATTTTGATTCAGATCGAAAGCATGAACTTGCTGATGATATTCTTGCTGCTGCTCATTGTTACGCCAGCAGCTGGGAATTTAAGCTTATTGAAGGGCTAAATGCCTTTGATGATGAACTGGATGAAATTCGTGAATCGTTTTTAGATCAGCAAAAAGAATTTCAGGCTCTTAAAGGATTTCCAGAGTTAATGAACCCGAAAACCCATGCGCTGGGTAAACTTGCCAATCTTTGCGGTCAACTGCGATTCCAAAAGCGTTGGTCACAGATGCCTAGGATTCCAGAAACCTCCGTTATGGGACACATGTTTTTGGTCGGTTGCTACAGCTATTTCTTTTCTGTTGTGCAGGATGCTTGTCCAGCACGTAGACAGAATAACTTTTTCTGCGGACTGTTCCATGACCTACCGGAGATGCTGACACGGGATATTATCTCTCCAGTAAAAAAATCTGTTAAGGAATTGGATGTACTGATTAAAGCGTATGAGGATGAAGAACTTGAGCGCCGAGTCTTTCAGCCGTTGCGTGACGAAGGGTACACCGACATAGCAGACAGGCTTGGATATTTCTTAGGAACAGAAACAGGTTCAGAGTTTCATGATTGCATTGAACAAAACGGTAAAGTCCAGCGCGTTACATTTGATGAGCTTCAATCAATATATAATGATAACTCTGTAAATCCTAAAGATGGGGAAATGCTAAAAGTATGCGACGAGCTTGCTGCATATATTGAAGCATATACAGCAGTGCGCAATGGAATTTCTATAAATGAATTAAATCAAGCTATGTGGCGGCTGCGTGATAAGTACCGCAAAATATCCATTGGTAACATTCATATAGGCGCTTTAATGTCTGATTTTGATTAA
- the rplM gene encoding 50S ribosomal protein L13: protein MKTFSPKPEDITREWFVVDAEDQILGRLATQIAHRLRGKHKPEFAPHVDNGDFIVVVNCEKIKVTGNKMADKMYYRHTGFPGGLKEANLETMLEKKPEDVIRKAVQGMLPKNRLGRAIMKKLKIYVGNEHPHAAQNPQALELKY, encoded by the coding sequence ATGAAAACTTTCAGCCCTAAGCCTGAAGATATCACACGCGAGTGGTTTGTAGTTGACGCTGAGGATCAGATCCTCGGTCGCCTCGCTACCCAGATCGCTCACCGCCTTCGTGGCAAACATAAGCCAGAATTCGCACCTCACGTTGACAACGGTGATTTCATCGTAGTCGTGAATTGTGAAAAAATCAAAGTTACCGGTAACAAGATGGCAGACAAAATGTACTACCGTCACACCGGTTTCCCAGGTGGCCTCAAAGAAGCTAACCTTGAGACTATGCTTGAGAAGAAACCTGAAGATGTTATTCGCAAAGCTGTTCAGGGTATGCTTCCTAAGAACCGTCTCGGTCGCGCTATCATGAAGAAGCTCAAAATTTATGTTGGTAACGAGCACCCACATGCTGCTCAGAACCCTCAGGCTCTTGAGCTTAAGTACTAG
- the rpsI gene encoding 30S ribosomal protein S9, which yields MSNEFDYGTGRRKNATARTRLYAGSGQITVNGRPYDEYFPRKTLQMIIRQPLELVKMLEKFDVKVNVAGGGMSGQALAVRHGISRALLEVDADMRPALKKAGFLTRDARKKERKKYGQRGARARFQYSKR from the coding sequence ATGTCCAACGAATTTGATTACGGCACAGGCAGAAGAAAGAACGCTACTGCTCGTACCCGCCTCTACGCTGGTAGCGGTCAGATCACTGTTAACGGTCGTCCTTACGATGAGTACTTCCCTCGTAAGACTCTCCAGATGATCATTCGTCAGCCTCTTGAGCTTGTTAAAATGCTCGAGAAATTTGACGTTAAAGTAAACGTAGCTGGTGGCGGTATGTCCGGTCAGGCTCTCGCAGTACGTCACGGTATTTCCCGTGCACTTCTCGAAGTTGATGCAGACATGCGTCCAGCACTCAAAAAAGCAGGCTTCCTGACTCGTGACGCTCGTAAGAAAGAGCGTAAAAAATACGGTCAGCGTGGCGCTCGTGCTCGCTTCCAGTACTCAAAGCGTTAA
- the thrB gene encoding homoserine kinase has translation MADYPNETDCITLIGMASAGKSTLGKILARQLGWVFIDTDHLIEGQYGTNLQAVTDSMTKEEFLDVECSVVSAVRAKRCVIATGGSVVYREQAMVHLQSLGPVCHLDVGLPNILKRIAEKPDRGLAIAPGQTIEDLYSERAALYKKYASISVPCDNKTPDECVTALLKTLGL, from the coding sequence ATGGCAGATTACCCGAACGAAACTGATTGTATTACCCTTATCGGTATGGCAAGTGCTGGAAAATCCACATTAGGGAAGATTCTTGCTCGTCAGCTGGGCTGGGTGTTTATTGATACCGATCATCTAATCGAAGGTCAGTACGGAACAAACTTGCAGGCTGTAACGGACTCCATGACTAAAGAAGAATTTCTTGATGTGGAGTGTTCCGTTGTAAGTGCAGTACGCGCAAAACGTTGCGTTATTGCCACTGGCGGCAGTGTTGTGTACCGCGAACAAGCCATGGTGCATTTACAATCGTTAGGCCCTGTTTGTCATCTGGATGTCGGTTTACCGAATATCCTCAAGCGCATTGCGGAAAAACCGGATCGTGGACTTGCCATTGCTCCGGGGCAAACTATTGAAGACCTCTACAGCGAGCGTGCTGCGTTATACAAAAAGTATGCAAGCATCAGTGTCCCGTGTGATAATAAAACACCCGACGAATGTGTAACGGCTCTGCTAAAAACGTTGGGATTATAA
- a CDS encoding MucR family transcriptional regulator: MEDYLKEALEIVKAQASVRTMAEEEITSMVKTLASGIRVISEEDALAEETQEAAVDPKKSIKEKTVTCLECGKTFKILTKRHLALHDLDAISYREKWGLKKNTPLVCKALQRERRKKMNNMKLWERRRKNEE; this comes from the coding sequence ATGGAAGACTACTTAAAAGAAGCGTTGGAAATTGTGAAGGCGCAAGCTAGTGTGCGGACCATGGCAGAGGAAGAAATTACCTCAATGGTAAAAACACTTGCGTCTGGAATCAGAGTTATTAGTGAAGAAGATGCTCTTGCTGAAGAAACGCAAGAAGCTGCAGTTGATCCTAAAAAGTCTATTAAAGAAAAGACTGTTACATGTCTTGAATGTGGTAAGACTTTTAAGATTTTAACTAAAAGGCATCTCGCACTGCATGACCTTGATGCAATCTCTTACCGCGAGAAGTGGGGGCTGAAAAAGAATACGCCGTTGGTTTGTAAAGCATTACAACGTGAACGACGTAAAAAAATGAACAATATGAAATTATGGGAAAGAAGACGCAAAAATGAAGAATAG
- the gatB gene encoding Asp-tRNA(Asn)/Glu-tRNA(Gln) amidotransferase subunit GatB, with amino-acid sequence MADFEVVIGLEVHAQLKTESKLFCSCSTRFGSEPNENVCEVCSGMPGALPVLNAKAVEFAAKMGLAMNCTVSLDSIFERKNYFYPDSPNGYQISQLDNAICQTGHIEIPVGESTKRVGITRIQLENDAGKSIHSQAENLSYVDFNRTGVPLIEIVSDPDMRSAEEAVSYLKTLHSILLYLDICDGNMEEGSFRCDANVSLRPRGQEEFGTRVELKNMNSFRNVQRGIEYEIARQEDLILDGEKVVQETRLYNAEKNITASMRGKEEAHDYRYFPDPDLIPVMLSEDQVAQWKSELPELPLEKRARFESEFGLPEYDANLLTQDRAIAEYYEAAVAAFNNPKKLSNFMMGQFMRELNERNITVADVALEPQHFAELVRIVEEGIISTKIGNDVLPELMEQGGSAEAYVKAKGMVQISDSSELESVVDEVIAENPSEAEAYRGGKHKLQSFFVGQVMRKTRGKANPALVNQLLQKKL; translated from the coding sequence ATGGCTGATTTTGAAGTTGTCATCGGGCTTGAGGTTCATGCTCAGCTCAAGACGGAATCAAAATTATTCTGTTCCTGTTCAACCCGTTTCGGGTCTGAGCCGAATGAAAACGTTTGTGAAGTTTGTTCCGGTATGCCGGGTGCACTGCCGGTATTAAATGCTAAAGCTGTTGAATTTGCTGCTAAAATGGGACTTGCAATGAATTGCACTGTGAGTCTTGATTCTATTTTTGAGCGCAAAAACTACTTCTACCCAGATTCTCCTAATGGCTATCAGATATCACAGCTGGATAATGCAATCTGCCAGACTGGGCACATTGAAATTCCTGTTGGTGAGTCTACAAAGCGTGTGGGCATTACCCGTATCCAGCTTGAAAACGATGCCGGTAAATCTATTCATTCTCAGGCAGAAAATCTTTCATACGTAGATTTTAACAGGACAGGTGTGCCGCTTATTGAGATTGTATCCGATCCTGATATGCGTAGCGCGGAAGAGGCTGTTTCCTACCTAAAAACATTACACTCTATTTTGCTGTACCTTGATATCTGCGATGGCAACATGGAGGAAGGCAGCTTCCGTTGTGATGCAAACGTTTCTCTGCGTCCTCGTGGGCAGGAAGAATTCGGCACTCGTGTTGAGTTGAAGAACATGAACTCCTTCCGCAATGTTCAGCGCGGTATTGAATACGAAATTGCACGTCAGGAAGATCTTATTCTTGATGGTGAAAAGGTAGTTCAGGAAACCCGTTTGTATAATGCGGAAAAAAATATTACTGCTTCTATGCGCGGAAAAGAAGAGGCACATGACTACCGCTACTTCCCTGATCCTGACCTGATTCCGGTTATGTTGTCTGAAGATCAGGTTGCACAATGGAAGAGTGAGTTACCGGAACTGCCGCTTGAAAAACGTGCTCGTTTTGAATCAGAATTCGGGTTGCCTGAATATGATGCTAACTTGCTGACGCAAGATAGAGCTATTGCTGAATACTATGAAGCTGCTGTTGCTGCCTTTAATAACCCTAAAAAATTAAGTAACTTTATGATGGGTCAGTTCATGCGTGAACTGAATGAGCGCAATATTACAGTTGCAGATGTTGCACTTGAGCCACAGCACTTTGCAGAACTTGTTCGCATAGTTGAAGAAGGAATAATATCTACCAAGATCGGGAATGATGTTTTACCTGAACTTATGGAGCAGGGTGGCTCTGCTGAAGCGTATGTAAAAGCCAAAGGCATGGTTCAGATTTCTGATTCGTCCGAACTGGAATCAGTTGTGGATGAAGTTATTGCAGAAAACCCTTCAGAAGCAGAAGCTTATCGCGGTGGTAAGCATAAATTACAAAGCTTTTTCGTTGGTCAAGTTATGCGTAAAACACGCGGAAAAGCCAACCCTGCTCTTGTAAATCAGTTACTACAGAAGAAATTGTAG
- a CDS encoding ARMT1-like domain-containing protein, protein MGKELPEIVSARDVCWGQDAAMDAWLHHFKTENNIEHLMNPENVASDEQLRFMVALDDQQVFIPCSDETLICLMEEKPSGDLMREYGRIWLHTVRLIRKHAFNKYHERKVMGFCRLRFQTHLSSRIMIPSRLLKRMNSIVLTQCSLVDPSSGDKVAANRRAFDYFNTPSIDRLLFATPSECMYNPDLRNLRSELDSIELVRLMYLSTIPELWSSSTPSYLDVEAEINKPCPTAHSLDVLLGSEKDDRKTILFLPESSGGIVFDLYFIRALLRQGHKVILALKEGFLFDSPTYWDAMQDPVLVELCKSAKMVANDTISKNLLLALLRSHRFLIISDGMREKLNLYKTNVTFSRAWKECDIVFAKGAANYDNLLNCGHSFTRDVIGFYRKKDGTFVLEAKPRAGSVRKFSEEAINAMASRIIESMRKEKEKGRSVMFYSAIIGSIPGETDTAIKVVNTFVAHLRSRLDSTFIINPAEHFEEGMDGDDLMFMWEQVQRSGMLDVWRFQTVEDIETSFALLDRKVPSIWSGKDSTFSTGCTKEMRIALDVQKRNPELQIIGPSSEKFFRRAEYGVGKYYDAGITSM, encoded by the coding sequence ATGGGAAAAGAACTGCCTGAGATTGTGTCTGCCAGAGATGTTTGCTGGGGACAAGATGCCGCTATGGACGCATGGTTGCATCACTTTAAGACAGAAAATAATATTGAGCACCTCATGAATCCTGAAAATGTTGCTTCGGATGAGCAACTTAGATTCATGGTTGCGCTGGATGACCAGCAAGTTTTTATCCCTTGTTCAGATGAAACTTTGATTTGCTTGATGGAAGAAAAGCCTTCGGGCGATTTGATGCGTGAGTATGGTCGAATCTGGCTTCATACTGTGCGCTTGATTCGCAAACATGCATTCAACAAATATCATGAACGTAAAGTAATGGGGTTTTGCCGCTTACGGTTCCAGACTCATTTGTCCTCACGAATCATGATTCCTTCCCGTTTGTTGAAACGCATGAACAGCATTGTTCTTACACAGTGCTCTCTGGTAGACCCGTCTAGCGGTGATAAAGTTGCTGCGAACCGTCGCGCATTTGATTATTTCAACACACCATCCATCGACAGGTTGTTGTTCGCAACACCGTCAGAATGCATGTATAATCCTGATTTGCGGAATTTACGTTCCGAGCTTGATTCTATTGAACTGGTGCGGCTTATGTATCTGTCCACTATTCCCGAATTGTGGAGCAGCAGTACTCCTTCGTATCTTGATGTCGAAGCGGAGATCAACAAGCCGTGCCCGACAGCCCATTCGCTGGATGTGCTTTTGGGTTCGGAAAAAGATGATAGAAAAACAATTTTGTTCCTTCCTGAAAGCAGTGGTGGAATTGTATTTGACCTCTACTTTATTCGGGCGTTACTCAGGCAGGGGCATAAAGTAATTCTGGCACTGAAAGAAGGCTTTTTGTTCGATTCCCCGACCTACTGGGATGCTATGCAAGATCCTGTTTTGGTGGAGTTGTGCAAAAGTGCCAAGATGGTGGCAAACGACACTATATCTAAAAATCTTTTACTTGCGCTGCTGCGTTCCCATCGCTTCTTAATTATTTCGGACGGCATGCGTGAGAAGTTGAATCTGTATAAAACAAATGTAACGTTCTCCCGTGCGTGGAAAGAGTGCGATATTGTTTTTGCAAAGGGCGCAGCAAACTATGATAATTTATTAAATTGCGGACACAGCTTTACTCGCGATGTCATCGGTTTCTACAGGAAAAAGGATGGCACTTTTGTTTTGGAAGCAAAACCGAGAGCTGGAAGTGTGCGTAAATTTAGTGAAGAAGCCATTAATGCTATGGCAAGCAGAATTATTGAAAGTATGCGCAAGGAAAAAGAAAAGGGTCGCAGTGTTATGTTCTATAGCGCGATCATCGGCTCTATTCCGGGTGAAACAGACACTGCCATTAAAGTTGTGAATACCTTTGTGGCGCATTTACGGTCGCGGCTCGACAGTACCTTTATTATTAACCCCGCTGAGCACTTTGAAGAGGGCATGGACGGGGATGACTTGATGTTTATGTGGGAACAGGTGCAGCGAAGCGGCATGCTGGACGTCTGGCGTTTTCAGACAGTTGAAGATATAGAAACAAGCTTTGCTTTGCTTGACCGCAAAGTTCCATCAATCTGGTCTGGTAAAGATTCCACATTCTCAACTGGCTGCACAAAGGAAATGCGTATTGCCCTGGATGTGCAGAAGAGAAATCCGGAATTGCAGATTATTGGACCGAGTTCAGAGAAGTTTTTCCGTAGAGCGGAATATGGTGTCGGTAAATATTACGATGCCGGTATTACCTCTATGTAA
- a CDS encoding NAD(+)/NADH kinase has translation MHHKISTICIVTKASYGDAATLGQKLLDWFAARDIQGVICENGTPEWSHIREAAKCDLVIVLGGDGTLLSVARRLVGCEVPLVGINMGKVGFLAEIPSDAWEERLQAIIDGEVQFRRRLALSCTVTRGDEIVFSGVAANDFVINRGALARVVRLELSVNGSPMGIVRADGVIIASPSGSTGYAISAGGPLVHPDMDAYSVTPVCAFLRSLYPMVLPGAHVFSAAVRSHDADLFLTQDGQEGILLESDDVVSISKAEGGLLYAEFDDNSYYDKLLKRGFIRENC, from the coding sequence ATGCACCATAAAATTTCTACTATTTGTATTGTAACAAAGGCTTCCTATGGCGATGCCGCCACTCTCGGGCAGAAGTTGCTCGACTGGTTTGCTGCGCGCGATATTCAGGGAGTTATTTGTGAGAACGGCACTCCGGAATGGTCACATATCCGTGAGGCTGCCAAATGCGATCTTGTGATTGTGCTGGGTGGTGATGGCACTTTGCTCAGCGTTGCCAGAAGGCTGGTGGGCTGCGAAGTGCCGCTTGTGGGTATCAATATGGGGAAAGTCGGTTTTCTTGCCGAAATTCCTAGTGATGCATGGGAAGAGCGCCTACAGGCTATTATTGACGGTGAAGTACAGTTTCGCAGAAGACTTGCCTTGTCCTGCACTGTAACTCGCGGGGATGAAATTGTTTTCAGCGGAGTAGCTGCTAATGATTTTGTTATCAACAGAGGGGCGCTTGCCCGTGTTGTTCGCCTAGAGCTTTCTGTGAATGGCAGCCCTATGGGAATAGTGCGTGCTGATGGTGTTATTATTGCTTCACCTTCAGGCTCAACCGGATACGCTATTTCTGCTGGGGGACCATTAGTCCATCCTGATATGGATGCATATTCTGTAACGCCTGTCTGTGCCTTTTTACGCAGTTTATATCCAATGGTGCTGCCGGGTGCGCATGTCTTTTCTGCTGCTGTGCGGAGCCATGACGCTGATCTATTTCTGACTCAGGATGGTCAGGAAGGCATACTGCTGGAATCTGATGATGTAGTTTCCATTTCCAAAGCCGAAGGTGGACTGCTGTACGCTGAATTTGATGATAATTCGTACTACGATAAACTTCTAAAAAGAGGTTTTATTCGCGAAAATTGTTAG
- a CDS encoding D-sedoheptulose 7-phosphate isomerase gives MTQQAIDTILEHAREGARLREEYFAAHAEDVDAVARKFAVCLAKGGKILFCGNGGSAADAQHLAAEFVNRFLIERPPLPSIALTTDTSILTAIGNDYGYDLVFSKQVQALGNKNDILVGISTSGNSTNIINACNAARERGLVTVGFTGNGGGKMTELCDFLLDVPHTHTPLIQEVQLTIGHLLCQLTDYYLFEDAAALQADLEAAE, from the coding sequence ATGACCCAACAAGCAATAGACACTATTTTAGAACATGCACGTGAAGGTGCACGCCTGCGTGAAGAATATTTTGCGGCTCACGCTGAAGATGTAGACGCCGTTGCTCGTAAGTTTGCCGTTTGTCTGGCAAAAGGTGGCAAAATTTTATTTTGTGGTAACGGTGGCAGCGCCGCAGATGCGCAACATCTCGCAGCAGAATTTGTAAATCGCTTTCTTATCGAACGCCCTCCGCTTCCGTCCATTGCCCTGACAACTGACACTTCCATTCTCACAGCCATCGGCAACGACTATGGCTATGATCTTGTATTCTCAAAACAGGTTCAAGCATTGGGTAATAAAAACGACATTCTCGTCGGCATATCCACTTCCGGTAATTCAACCAACATTATCAATGCTTGTAACGCCGCCCGCGAACGCGGACTGGTTACTGTTGGGTTCACCGGCAACGGCGGTGGAAAAATGACTGAACTGTGCGACTTTTTATTAGATGTACCACACACTCACACGCCGCTCATTCAGGAAGTACAACTTACTATCGGTCATCTTCTCTGCCAGCTTACTGACTACTACCTGTTTGAAGATGCAGCCGCTCTTCAGGCAGATTTAGAAGCAGCAGAATAA
- a CDS encoding zinc ribbon domain-containing protein has product MPLYEYACEDCGKEFEELVFGDETPECPECKSSNTHKLLSATKFKMSGGSISAPTGSSGGSSCSGCSGGNCSTCG; this is encoded by the coding sequence ATGCCTTTGTATGAATACGCATGCGAAGATTGCGGCAAAGAGTTTGAAGAACTCGTTTTTGGTGACGAAACTCCAGAATGCCCAGAGTGTAAATCTTCCAACACCCACAAGTTACTTTCTGCAACCAAATTTAAAATGTCCGGAGGCAGCATCTCCGCCCCTACCGGTTCTTCCGGCGGCTCAAGCTGTTCCGGCTGCTCCGGCGGCAATTGTTCTACCTGCGGCTAA